gaaaaatgaattaagCTCCACCGAAGCACTAACTCCATATTCATTTGCTGGATAGATATTTACAAAACAATAGAAAGAAAGCATTTAATCTTTTTATTTGCAGACGTTCTGTTGCTCCGAGAAGACATTTTGTCTACAGAAAAGTTACAGCGATGACAGAATCCGACTCAGTGTTCAATTAAAAGCTTGATCAAATTTAATTAATTGGAGGCGAGTTGGAACGAATAACAAGCAAACACAGCTGTCCCCAGGAGACCGGAGAAACGCTCTTACCGGTGGGCGCGGGAACGGCACAGACAACACCTGCAGCAACACTGCTGCCTCGGCCTCGTTCCGCCCCCACAAAACTTAACGAAATGTTtattaaaacagaaacagaggcGCGTTGAAACATCCTGTTGCACACGGCGGGCAAACCGACGCGTTCAATCGGAAAACGGTTTGCTAAGGTTTCTGTATTGAACCGTATGTTGCTTcccattaaatgtttttctttcaggCTTTGAGGTACGTTTGCTCCCGTTTGGCGGGTGTGGCAGTCGTGTGGCCCGAATCAATAATAACGTAGGCCTgtgccaggggtcggcaaccctggtcctggagagccgcagggtgtgctggctttcgtctccaccttaaaataagcaaccgattcagacccaagaaaccaggtgaggtgagttaactgtgtaatcaacggctttcattgatcaattaatgccaagtaacaacgaaagccagcacaccctgcggctctccaggaccagggttgccgacccctggcctgTGCTTTAAACCCCGAACGGCCTTCTCAGACGCCACAGGGGCCAAACCGTACCTCCGTCAGTCAGTCCTCCCACGGCTCGCAGCAGGATCTTCAACGCCCCACCGCTTCCGTTTACATAAACGTTTTACTATGTTCTGTCAGGGCTGAATGCGGCCCTGCTTTCTACaagcaggggagggagagaacagctaataccaaaattaaaaatgagcaCCGTTCTGTTCGGTATGAACAGAAGAATATGGAACATAATCCggtaatttattttcacttgaAGTCACGTTGGGTGGTTTGATATGAAATGCGCAGACTGTGATGTAACAGCGGGTACAATTAAGAGGAAGGGACACAGCTGTTGACGGGCCACTCGTAATTCGCAGAGCTTGATTATTAATTACCGTTCTAACGGTAATTCTTTGCATCCATTGTCTCTTGTTCACCGCTGATTATGAATGATTcattatttcagtaattcaacAGGACGCCCAACAAGCCTGCATCACGTCTGCAGACTCTGGGCGTAAAACGTTAAAcgggagggggcgggtgggCGGCCGGTGGCTGAACGGGACTGACGGGCGAGTGTGATTAACCGTCTCTCCGCAGGAAGCCGTACCGGACGGTGGCCATTTTCTGGGCGGGGTCCCTCTTCGCCAACATGGTGATCTTCGTGCCAGGCATCGTCCTCGGTGAGACAGCCGCCTCCCCCTTCCCATAATGCAAAGCGATCGATAGAACATCTGCTGGGGCCGCTTGAAGAGGCTCTGGTGCGTGGGCTGCAGGCAGAACGGACCGGCGGCTCGTGCGGTTTCGGTTATAAAGCAGCGCACGATCCGGCGGGCCCGTTCCCCGCGCATCTGTCTCAGGCCCTCCGCAGTGCCGCAGTGATGTAGCTCCAGGACTGAACTCCGTCCGCCCCCAGGTCTGCGTGTCACTGTTAACTCGGGAGAAAACAAAGAACTTCATCACCCAATGACACTGCGGGGATGCTGCCTACAACAAACCTCCAGATGTGTTCAAGTAATCCTTGCACTCACCCAAAATTCTCATGAACACTTCGCAAAGGCCTTATCCCATGAGGAAAATTAGTATGCTGAAGTAGTACACTGCTTTATACTTTTTCACGTGGGATAATGTAGTTTACACTGGGGTTATTTCATCACGTCCGCTGTCTCTGTGTGAAATGAATGTCCTCCCAGGGTAAATGTCCCCTTGTCCATGCATCAGTGTCAGTGCCGGGAAAGCTTACTGATCGGACTGCTTCACCCCGGTGTGTAAACATCCGTCTCCCCGCTCCGACGGCTGAACCGTCGCCTTTTTTCAGGTAAATACGGATCGGAGATCCGCCCGGCTTTCTGGCTCAACATGCCCTTCCTGCTGGTTCCCGTCGGGGGTGCGATCGCCCTGTTCCGCAGACCGAGGGAGCTGCCGGCCGTCTCCCCAGGAAGGGTGAGCCAGAGCAGGGGTAGAGCAGTACTCCTTCAGCCTGTCAGGACCAGCATTCAGCCACACCTCACAGGGCCTCAGGCTCCTCTCAGcgcccctctccctgtgtgtcccaGATCGAGCGCGCCCAGAAGAGAAACCTGCTCCTGCGGCCCCTCGACCTGCTCCTGATCCTCTCCCTGCTGGGGGCCGTCGGCTTCTCCCTCTTCAGGGGCCTGGTGAGTACCAGGCGCgtggtgcggcctgtagcgtagtggttaaggtaaatgactgggacacgcaaggtcggtggctccaatcccggtgtagccacaataagatccgcacagccgttgggcccttgagcaaggcccttaaccatgcattgctccaggggggattgtctcctgcttagactaatcaactatacgtcgctctggataagagcgtctgccaaatgccaataatgtaatgtaatgtaccaccCCCAAATATCTGACCGCAAAACCCGCATCCTGCATTAATGGCCCCCCAACAGTGGGCTTGGACCCAATTCTGGGCATGCGTCACAATGTTTGTTCTGGATTTTAATAAGGGGGTCACAGAAAATGTATCCGTGGGCAGTGGGCTTTCCTTGCATTAGACCCCTCTGTGCACGGTAAAATATTCAGTATTCAATTAATCCGTAGTAATGAGTACATATTGGACTCATTTGCACTCCGCTCGAGTTTAAATAacagtgtatatttattttactgtgtaatttCAGCTTTGCTTGGGTACATGCACACAATGATATCCGTACAAAATGTTCACTGTAAAATCCACTCTCAGTAGTGTTCTGGGTGCACAGTCCTTAGAGTGGCTGACTGGTAGAACGGTCTCCTCCACGTGGACAGGGGTTCTAACCCCCTGCCGGGGCACCTTCTGAGCTGTGATCCCGTCTCTTCCCGTTCTCCTCTACCAGTATGAATAATGCAATGACAGGAAAAGAGGGCAGACTGTTCGCGAGTCGAagaactttttcatttttaatggtgCACCTTTGGTCCTTATTACACTGGAGGAAACTCTGTCATGGTGAAGTTAAACACAGAACGGTATTTGCTGGCATTGCTCCACGAGACCACATATAGAATAAAACCCGAATAAAAGCGAGAAACCCATCCCTTTTCTCTCTGATTTTAGACTGCCAGGTTTTAATCCCAATGGGGGACCTCAAGCcaatttccctctctctttctctctctctctctctctctccattcaggTGGTTCTTGATTGCCCTCTGGAGACCTGCTTCACCTACATTAGCAAGTACGAGCCGTATCTGAAGGACCCGGTGGGCTACCCCAAGGTCATGGTGAGGACGGCCTGACCCCCGTTCGGCTTCTGAAGCTCAGGCCGAGCCGCCCCCAGAGCAGCCCCTTCCAGCGGAGGAACCCATCTGACGCGTTTAATTTTCAGCAGCCCAGTTATTACTGCCCTTCCCGGGCCCCTGCTCGGAGCTGCCTCCAGGCCCTGCCAGTCTCCACGGCGACCGGCTCCGCCACCctgatgaaaatataatttttcattattactGCGCAATGAAGGGATAATAGCCTGATGCCGTACAGCCCTTTCTTcttcttgtaaaaaaaataaaaagcctgACAACGAGACTGAGACTGGCTGGCTCGACCCGGGCCTTTGTTTGGAGTTTGGCgctgttttgctttgtttttcggTCCGAGTCGATAGGTTATCAAAAGTCCTTGTCGCAGCTTGAGCCGGGGCGGAGTGGCGTGCCATCGATCAGGCTCGGAGCGGGGCAGTGGGTGCTTGATAAGCTAATCCTTCCCCTGAGCCTGGAGTGCTCCATCAACCGGGCGCCGCGGAGTGCGATCAGGGCTCTTCTGCTCAACACCAGCCATTTTAATAATGAACCCTGTGAAGAGGAGGCCTTCTGGAATGCTTTTTATCAGAATTCTAAgtcggagttctagaacactgcttTCGCTtgtcagtagtgattgttacatcatcattagaatgtccagttaagaacattccagtcGTGTAACTGTGATAGAGGGGTTATTGATGACAGTATTCACCTGTTACTACAGCTTCCACGTGGGTCAACatgttaaacatttaaaatcccAATACTTGTGGTACATCACAATTCAAACAGGCAAACGGCAAACTGCCCAAAAGTAGTTTTAAACGTGTTcaggcagcctatagcctagtagcAAAGTTGCTTGAATGTGATGTGGAAGGTTGtaagctgctttggataaaagcatgtaaTGTTGGATGCATGTCCTGTGCGGCTGTTGGCAGCTGTGCTTGTGACTATCACTGCTAAGCGGTCGTGTTGGTGTGGTGGGATGTCCAGGGAAGTGCCTGAGCTGGCTACAGGGGGGGTGCCCTCTGTGGCTGGGTCATTCTGTCAAATGGCAAATATGCCCCTGGGGGGTTTCCCTATAGCCCTGTTTTTTGGAGGCCGACCCTTACAAAAATGGTTCcaataggaaccctgtgattccatggAAGAACCTAAACAAGTTAAGGGTTTTGTGTCGAGCAAAGTGGTTCTTCGTCTGGGAGTTCTCACCCCTATGACAGAGAGTTCCATCCAGAACTAAAAAAAAGATTCCCCTACGGGATCAAGCGAAAGATCAGACCCAGTGTAGGTTGGCCGCAGGATTCTGTGAACTGTATCGTGACGGATGACACATTTCGACACGATTTGACCGCGATGCGTTTCCCGCCGCAGAtgctcatcttcctgttctatGCCACGCCCCTGCTGGCTGCCTTCGCCTACGGGCTGTGGACGCCGGGCTGCGTCTGGATGCTGGACTGGACCGTGTACTTCGCCGGGGCCATGGCTCAGGTAACCTGGGGTGTAATTATCGCAGCGGGTCACCGAACGGCGGTCGCCTGGGAGACGGGCGTGGGGCGGTGTTCCAGGAAGGACACTGCGCGGTGCAATATATTAGGCTATCTATTTTCCCCACGCGGTGTCACTACCTGGACTGGGCAATAAGCCACGATGTCTGCGGCGCATTTATAACACGATTCAGCGAAGCGctggcctccctccctccctgttcaTTATAAAACACCGGCGTCGCTCCGTCTGCCCGCTTTGTGCCGCATACAGATTATTACCTGAATTACTTTACCAGCAGCTGCAGAACAAGTGTTCAAGCCGGCTCCTCTACTCAAAGACCTGTTTAAAGATTCCCTCCACGGCCCGTCTCGGTTTTTAgcagggcgtggggggggggggtgtgtgaccCAGGACTCTGGATTCTGGAATGAAAGACCACCCCCCGAAAGACAGTGTGGTAGAACGGCTTGCAGCTCGTAATGAATTCTGCTGGGGGGGACGAAGTGAAATCAGACGCCGTCTTTAAACAAATGAATCTCCGCTCTGTGAGACGTGCCCTGCATGGGCAATGCGTGCACCTGTGAGATCACTGCTATACTGTAGTACACTCGAGCCCCCTGTGAGTGCACTACTGTGACTGTAGCACACTCGAGCCCCTCTGTGAGTGCATTGCTATACTGTAGCACATAGGAGCCCCTCTGTGAGTGCACTGCTATACTGTAGCACACTCGAGCCCCTCTGTGAGTGCACTGCTATACTGTAGCACACTCGAGCCCCTCTGTGAGTGCACTGCTATACTGTAGCACACAGGAGCCCCCCTGTGAGTGCACTGCTATACTGTAGCACACAGGAGCCCCCCTGTGAGTGCACTGCTATACTGTAGCACACAGGAGCCCCTCTGTGAGTGCACTGCTATACTGTAGCACACAGGAGCCCCCCTGTGAGTGCACTGCTATACTGTAGCACACAGGAGCCCCTCTGTGAGTGCATTGCTATACTGTAGCACACTGGAGCCCCCCTCAGCCCTGGGACTTAGGGCCCCATTCCGCACTCCACCTGACACAAATCATCtacaacagaaaaaaacccccaaaaaaaacaataatcacaAAAGCAGGTTTTGGTCCAAAAGCCCGGGCGTACGGTGGCATGTCTGAGCTCAGGCTGCTTAATCTCTGAGCCCAAGTACCGCCTCCCTAATCCCGCACATGTGCCACTGCGTCAGCGGGGCTTAACGTCTGCAGAACGTCACGTCTGTCCGCCTGACGTCTGCCTCTTCAGCCTCTCCGCCCGGTGACACGGGGGTGCAGTGGGGAACACTGTCGCCTCACAACAGGAAGGGTCCCAATTCTGACCGGGGTCGTGTTcaccctgtgcctgtgtgggttccTCCAAGTACAGTtttctcccacaatccaaacacatgcaggttaggctactgggatggaggggagggggggggggggggggggttgttgctgtaaatgagcatgtgtgcgCAGTCAGCCTACCCTGCACTCTCAGTaataaagtgcctaaaaaggtacaaatgcttttcgctggggtggtaccctataggtacataaaattagCCTGCAACATATTGTTAATTTGTACCTTCTttgctattaaaaaaaataaataaataaatctctaTCTCCGTCACCAGTGCCAGTGGTCCCACATCGGAGCATCCCAGCATTCCCGGACCGCTCTCCAGTACCGGATCCCGGCGGAGATGTGGAAGCCCGTCATGGGGCTCAACCTGGCGTATCTGGCGGTCCCCCTGCTTCTGGCCTGGCGGTGCACACGCAGCCCCGCCTTCTTCATGAAGGCGGAGCCCGAGGGGAAGGCCAATCACGAGAAGAAGTACAACTGAGCTCGCCGCGCCACGTGGGACAGCATCTCCTCCGTAACAACCACGTCCGTGTACACTCCACCAATCGGGGCGCAGGAGTCAAAATGGCCGACCATGTGTCAGCATAACACAGCAATCCAGCCGCCAACAGCCCGTTCATTAGACTGTGATCTCGCTCTGCTCCGGCCTACACACTCTACGTCTCTGACCCAATGTCTGAGACCGAGCTATAAAAACACCTATAAACTTTAAAACTATGCCCCTGCTTGGACTAACAGGCACACTTCGACTCCTGCGGGCGCACTCTGCCTGAGCTCTGCTCCGAGCGATGCGCTAACGATgctaacccccctctcccccccttccgATTCTGCGATCCAATTAGCGCAGTCTCCCGACTTCTGAATCAGTAGAACCTCTTTAAGCCGCAAGGCTAATATTGATACAGCGGCAGCAGTCTTGATTGGCGATAATTGACTAAAGCGGAGGCATTTTGGTACCGCGCTGACGAATCAAAACAATAGACTTGAGTACTGGAATAAGTGCACTGTCAACACAAACCGTAGACGTATATGCCGCTACTAACGAACGATGTCCGTGGTCCACAGTTACAGTACAACAGCACCTGGCGAAGACAACCCCAAGCAGCCATGCCACTCATCTTTTGATCATTTCACTACAGGAAGATAGAATTCAGCCATCTGCCGAAAGCTGTCACTTCACTAGACGACGGCCGCGTCGAAGGAATTTTCTGTGGAGAGGACGATTAGCTGGGACTCCACTTATGCGGAGACCGATTAGTGAATGAGTCAGTAAATTCCGAGTCGTGGGTGTAAAGATGCGCGCTGTCATAGCTCGCACCTTGAAAAGCGCAGATTGCCGAACAGTTGGCAGTCGGCGTATGTTAGCGTTAGCCTGCGCCAGTGAATCCGAGCAGGCCTTGCGAGTCCTTTTCACAGTCTGGAAGAGTACGTTCAGTGAGCCGTGCTGATCCTCCACTTGCAATGAAAACTTAACATCCCCTGTACAGGTGCCCTGGTGAGACCCTGCCTTCCCCACCTGCCGCCGCGAAATAAAGAACCTGGTAACAACCACTGAGCGTCCACCGGCGTCTGTCTGTTTCTTAAACACAAAGTTCACAAAGTTCACAGTGGAGCCCTAAGGAGACTACTGCTGTCAGGTTTTCCCATTGTTCAGCATATTGAGAGGGCGAAAGGTCTCCCGTTTCTGAGGCTTTCTGCCATATTGCGGTCAATGGATAACTGGTGGACATTGATCCCCTAACCCATGAATTCTGTTTGCTGTGTGCGGGGAATATTCTAGGCCCTACTAGAACTCACACTATCATACATATCTAAACCTACAAGATATGTTGTGTGCCCTCCTAGCAGTTCAGAATGGAACTCATATAGATAGCTACTGTAGAATTATTAACCTTATATTAGCCCAAAATGTCTTCACACATTTGAGTGATGTTTTCACTAATGTGAAGGAATGTGCACTGAGTTATCAAACCAACCgccattatgtatttatgtatgcatttatttattcaattatttatcAGAAAATCAGTCTAGGTCAGGGAATTTGTAATGCAAAAGtatacaaatgtttttattcatccCTCTAGGGACACTTTTattcatacagtacagtaaatataatttatacaaTCTGCAGTACGTGTACACAAGACATTCATACTGTTATTAATGCTACAGGAATAATGCCATTATATAATGGCATAATGTATCCTTATGAAAACTTCATTTtaagtccaaaagaaaaatgagtacatttgaaatgaaataattccaGTTAAGATTTCCGTTGCAATGTTATAAATTATATCAACAGTGCGTTGCTTGATCTGGCCTGCCTGGCTAATGAGTGAAACAGTTACAGACATTTGTTAGTGATatctaaaactgaaaatggAATAATGTACTGCACGAATAcataattaaatattcatatcTAGATGACTAAAACAAGTTATTTTTTATCCAGCACATTCTCAACAGTTGAGAGCAAACGCGTCTCATCTTAAATGCCAATATCATGACATTGTACAGTATATCGATTCCaatcatacatttaaaaaattcaaTAACTGAACATCCGTCATTCCGAAATGTCTGTGCCTGTCCCGGAATGAGCTGAATCATCACAGGATACACAGGCATCAGAGCCCCCGGCCAAATTCCGTCTCAGCATCTTTTTCACCCCCGGTGCTGACGTGTACCAATGTGTAGCGCCCGCAACGCACATGCTAACAGCGCGCGGAGTGTGACAGACATCCTGAATCAGGCcggagccccacacacagcccctccaGCCCTGACGCGTTCAGCTCCGGGTTTCTGCGGGCCCCCCGGGGGACCCCCCGCACGCGGCCCCGGCCTGCCCGCTGCCAGGGGCCGGTTCTCATTTCCCTGCCCGCTGCGCTCTCCACAGTGTCAGCACTCACCCTTCACACACTCCGCGCAGTGTCTGTCCTTATTCCGGCAACCATGGACACCTCTTACACACAAGCCACTTTTAATGACGGGGCTACCTATTCATGTACAACATGTCAACAAGCTATAATCAAGAGTTATAACATGTCATAACATTTCAAGGCTCAGAATTTCTGCAGAACTATTGTGTGTGTCCACCCCTTATTTTTCCATGTCTGTATCACATTTGCAGACAGGGTTATACTTAACCTTTAATGACACGGCTACCGTTATGAAGGCTTATTAATGTGCACATGTCAAAAGGCTATAATCACAGTTGTAACATATCAACCTGTCATGACATGTCATGGCTCAGAATTTCTGCAGAATTATTGTGTATATCCACCCCTTATTTTCCCATGTCTATCATATTTGTAGACAACCTTTAATGACACGGCTACCCTTATGAAGGCTTATTACTGTATACATGTCAACAAGCTATAATCACGGTTGTAACATGTCAACATGTCATAACATGTCATGGCTCCACCCCCTATTTTCCCTATATGTTTGTAAACAGGGTTTAATTCGGCAACTTAGGGAGGAAAATGCAATTACAGTTTCAGTGGCTAACATCTATTCTGTCATTGCTGTGACAATGGATTATGATCAGGCAAAAGAAAACTATAATTCGGGTTTCAAGGTTTTTCTGCGGAGGCAGAAGTGTGAAAGGCAGAAGGCAGTTTAAGTGCCTGGAGTCTAAATAATTGCACAGCGCTGCTTCGAAGGATAATTTTTCTGCCAGCGCAGTTCCTGTCAATTCGGATTAAAATGTCACTTAAAGCCAACTACCGTGACTCGAAAGGAACACCAATGTTTACACGTTTACCTCTCTCCAGACAAACCAAAGTTATGGtttaatttcattatattaTACCCATCATAATAAGTGTGAGTGTAAAAGGATGAGGCACATTAACCTGACTCGAAATGGCACTCCAGTTCTCATAACTGCTCATTACTGAGAGAAAGCCGTCCTTATTCTCAGTCACAATGGTCCACACAGGGTTTTGCGTTCTCTCTGATGTTACGTGCTCCAGTGGTCTTATTGTTTCACTCTTTATTATAACAGAATGGTTCTCCAGGCCTTTCATATTTGCAGCTTCTTTCAGAAATGTGTGCAAACAGAACGCCTTGGGACAGAGGTTTGTCAACTCATCCTTCAGTGGACACTCTAAGGGACTGAAATCAAAGGTACTTTGATTTGGAATATGGtattttaaagtgcattttcaaAAAGCCTTGTGTAAACACATAAATGCCTTTGGCAGGTGGAATAAAGATATATCCCAAGCACAAACCATTATTGAAATGGAACTGCAGTACTACCTTGAATTATGCCCTGTGCAGACTGCGTAATTCCATGAAACGGCATTGTAAAATGGATCACTCATTTGTTTAATATTGTGTCCATGCAAAGGGGATTTGCACAGAGTGACACCTAGGAAGCGTTACAgggaaataatgaatgaaaaacaatccTGTCCTGTCCAATCATATCATCTCCTATCCTATTCAATCATTATCCTCTCATCTCGTATCTAATCCAATCATATCCTATCGCATCATGTCCTGGCCAATCCTGTAATGTCAGGGCTGAGTAAATGGAGGTAGAGAGTAGAGAAGATAAATCCCCTtaaggggagagagataaaaacCTCAGGGGAACGAGAGTTTTTGGCCGTGATTCCTCCGTCTCAGGCTGGCGATTGCTCTGGATCCTGTCCGTCCCTGTGGGACACGGGGTgaacactgccctgtggaggATCACCGTGTAGCAGGCTGGTGGTGAAGCTCTCACAAAATCTCCAGGAAATACGGCACCGAGAGACAAGGGTAATATACAGTGAAAGCACAGAGGAACAGCGCTGTTAGACCCGAGCAGGGCTTGGTTTTCCCTGCCGGACTTCCCCTCTACCTTGCCCTGTGTTAGGAGACAGCCGGGTCGAAAACACGGTTTAAAAACAAGACGCCACATGAATCACCATGGTCTGCCTGGTGATAAATATTTAGTATGAAGGggcgtgtagcgtagtggttaaggtacatgactgggacactcaaggttggtggctcgatccccagtgtagccacaataagatctgcacagccgttgggcccgtgTGCAAgccccttaaacctgcattgctccaggggaggattgtctcctgcttagtctaatcaactgtaagtcactttggataaaagcgtcagcctaATGACATGTAATAAGTATGATATTAAGTATAAGAGAGGCTTTGTGGATGGGTCTGTATGCAGGGTAGAACTCCACAAAACTAGGTAAAGGTCTCTACGTGACAAAATCAATGTCAGAATTTCTTCtttgccatttaaaaataagaaaatctcAAATATCCTACCACATCAATCTTGAGGCAGGAAACTATCCAATTTAGAAATGAAATCGGAAAAACTTATTTGTGGAAATAAGCAGAAAAAAGCATTTTCCCATATAGATGAGAGAATCGAAATGCATTTCTGTTACTGTAAGATTATAGAGCTGCCATTCCTGCAGTTATCAGTGTATAACAGAGTTCATACGAGTAAACTCCTGCGCGAGGCAAGGGAAGGGCCATATGTACTTTATTAGTAATAAAATACTATATCAGAGGCAATgttacactgaacattttgccGTGTATTCTGATCATTGGGGGACATAAGGATACGTGTTCCTGAGATTTGTATATGAAGTTTGTGATTCAATAGGAGGTAGTAGCCAAAGGATATGGGCACGTTATTTGTGATAAATAACCCGCACTTCACCATCCCttaatattacattacgttacatgtcatttggctgatgcttttatccaaagtgacttacagatgattagactaagcagaaaacaatcctcccctggaacgctacaggccgccgtatacatataatacagtatacaatGTTTGGAGTATGCCACAGAAAGACTACCCATGCAAATCATGATCACTGGCtgcaataaactaaaataaaaaataaggttTATTTATGATTTGGTTACTTCTAGGCATCTGTTGAGAACTGTTATAGAAAAACTGAAATTTGCGATTTCTGCCTGAATCGCAGTGACAGTAAAAAGGAAATCTTCTGGATAAAAGTAACGATATTTTTATTGTAGCATGCTGTGCTTTGAAAGTAGAAGTACAGATTAGGCATTTAATCAGTGTTCACCCCAATTTATAACTTAATTTTTATAACTTCATAACTTCACCAACATGGAAGGAAATTGCTTCAAAGTAATAATCAAGATCTAGCTATGGCAGCAAACCCATTTCAGACAGCTTCAGGTCATCTTGGTCCTTTGATGTTCAAAAATATTCTGGTTTTGGAaactttctttaaaatgtgaatgatAATATTTGCCCTTTCTATGGCTGGCTGCCTTTTTTTCTATGAATTATATATAGTTTGTACActgtatttctgtgtaaaaTACCACTGGGAGCTATTCTCTTTACAGCACTATTGTATTATGCCATTAAAACTCCAGCCATTAAACCTTTACCACATATAACAGTTAAGTAACAAATAAAGCTATTTAAAAGGCTGCTGGTCAGGAAATATTTCTGGCACCCTCCAGATTTATCTTTAGTTTCCAAGgttattttattgtccatttaaaaaataaaaggcagtGAGAACTAAAGAAgaagtgtaatgtaaaactaTTACAGGCAATGGAAAGCTATTATTTAAAACTGTCATAAAATAGAGATTTGGACTCATAATGCAGATCATGGATTTGGTATTTTAGAATCTTAAATACACAACACCTTAGGAAGATTATCTTAACTCTTACCATGAAGTAGTTTCCCTGACCAGCAACTACTTattataattacataattatcaTTATGTTCAGCATATAAAATGATCAtgatataacattacatttttcaaaaacaatgtTGTAATGC
The sequence above is a segment of the Conger conger chromosome 4, fConCon1.1, whole genome shotgun sequence genome. Coding sequences within it:
- the tm6sf2b gene encoding transmembrane 6 superfamily member 2b isoform X1; the protein is MLHQGFKPFVILEIGVAVLVAVFLLVFLAVRQKPPKDLLFYVFAEFSFTCIIDLTSALEYDGYASGFMEFYRTTGEPYLGTAYAIMMCYWDGVMHFFLYLLMVRRMRKEKPYRTVAIFWAGSLFANMVIFVPGIVLGKYGSEIRPAFWLNMPFLLVPVGGAIALFRRPRELPAVSPGRIERAQKRNLLLRPLDLLLILSLLGAVGFSLFRGLVVLDCPLETCFTYISKYEPYLKDPVGYPKVMMLIFLFYATPLLAAFAYGLWTPGCVWMLDWTVYFAGAMAQCQWSHIGASQHSRTALQYRIPAEMWKPVMGLNLAYLAVPLLLAWRCTRSPAFFMKAEPEGKANHEKKYN
- the tm6sf2b gene encoding transmembrane 6 superfamily member 2b isoform X2, giving the protein MEFYRTTGEPYLGTAYAIMMCYWDGVMHFFLYLLMVRRMRKEKPYRTVAIFWAGSLFANMVIFVPGIVLGKYGSEIRPAFWLNMPFLLVPVGGAIALFRRPRELPAVSPGRIERAQKRNLLLRPLDLLLILSLLGAVGFSLFRGLVVLDCPLETCFTYISKYEPYLKDPVGYPKVMMLIFLFYATPLLAAFAYGLWTPGCVWMLDWTVYFAGAMAQCQWSHIGASQHSRTALQYRIPAEMWKPVMGLNLAYLAVPLLLAWRCTRSPAFFMKAEPEGKANHEKKYN